Proteins encoded in a region of the Nicotiana tomentosiformis chromosome 9, ASM39032v3, whole genome shotgun sequence genome:
- the LOC138898801 gene encoding uncharacterized mitochondrial protein AtMg00860-like, with translation MSFGLTYAPKAFIDLMNRVFKPFLDSFVIVFIDDILGYSRGREDHADHLRVVLQTLHQHQLYVKFSKCEFWLEYVTLLGHVFSREGIKVDPKKLLAVKNWPRPITPTEFHSFLGLAGYYRKFVEGFSTLASPLTKLTQKADKFQWYDACEISFQELKSRLTMALVLTLPEGTKGFMLKEGIHKHMTMAFALGMDDGTLRY, from the exons atgtcttttgggctgacatATGCACCGAAGGCTTTCatagatcttatgaatcgggttttcaagcctttcctcgactcatttgtgatagtgttcatcgACGATATTCTTGGGTATTCAcgaggtcgagaggaccatgccgatcatcttagggtagtgttgcagactcttcatcagcaccaattgtatgtgaaattttcaaagtgtgaattttggctcgaatatGTCACGCTCTTGGGTCATGTtttctctagagaaggaattaaggttgatcctaaaAAACTTTtagcagtaaagaattggcctagacctataacACCAACCGAGTTTCACagcttcttgggcttagcaggatattacaggaagtttgtggaggggttttctactcttgcctctccgttgactaaattgactcagaaagcggaTAAGTTCCAATGGTACGATGCTTGTGAAATAAGCTTCCAGGAGTTAAAATCGAGATTGACTATGGCGCtggtgttgaccctgccagagggtacaaaAGGTTTTATG ctgaaggaggggattcataaacatatgACTATGGCTTTTgcgcttggcatggatgatggtacattgAGGTACTAA
- the LOC138898802 gene encoding uncharacterized protein gives MPVGDFVVVERFYWSCVVTFCAYKTRADLLFLDIIDFEFILGMDWLSPYHSILDCHAKTIILAMVELPRLEWRGSSIAISSQVIPFLKARHMVEKGCLAYLAFVHDTAVEIPTIDSVHVVWELFDVFLADVLGMPPDRGIDFGIDLEPGTHPIFILPYCIALVDLRELKEKLLELLKKGFIRPSVSP, from the coding sequence atgccagtgGGTGATTTTGTTGTTGTAGAACGGTTTTATTGGTCCTGTGTAGTGACTTTCTGTGCATATAAGACCAGAGCAGATCTTTTATTTCTAGATATTATTGACTTTGAGTTTAtactgggcatggactggttgtctccgtaCCATTCCATTCtcgattgccatgccaagactattataTTGGCGATGGTAGAGTTGCctaggttagagtggagaggttcgTCTATTGCCATATCCAGTCAGGTTATacctttcttgaaggctcgacatatggtcgagaagggttgtttggcttatctggcCTTTGTTCATGATACTGCTGTGGAGATTCCCACGATAGATTCAGTGCATGTGGTTTGGGAGCTTTTTGATGTATTTCTTGCTGATGTACTAGGTATGCCACCGGATCGTGGTatcgatttcggcattgatttggaaCCAGGCACCCACCCTATTTTCATTCTTCCTTATTGCATTGCTCTAGTGGATTTGAGAGAGTTGAAGGAGAAACTTTTGGAGTTGCTCAAAAAGGGattcatcaggccgagtgtgtcgccttag
- the LOC138898803 gene encoding uncharacterized protein, with amino-acid sequence MVATPVATPPTPLARGGGQADKSLPRGGDHARFYALPGRTEWLHRMLFIGIVLLYHRDALILFDLGSTYSYASSYITPYLDVSRDSLSAPVYVPMHFDVILGMDWLSLYHAILDYHTKIVTLAMPVLSRLEWRGALDYIPIKVVSFLKAQRMVEKGCDAYQDGSADTPTI; translated from the exons ATGGTTGCTactccagttgccactccacctacacCGCTAGcaaggggtggaggtcaggcagatAAAAGTCTGCCTAGAGGAGGAGACCATGCTCGTTTCTATGCTTTACCTGGTAGGACAGAGTGGTTACATAGGATGTTGTTCATAGGTATTGTTCTGCTCTATCATAGGGATGCTTTAATCTTATTTGATctgggttccacttattcatatgcgtCATCTTACATTACTCCATATTTGGATGTAtcacgtgattctttgagtgctcctgtatatgtgcCCATGC actttgacgtgatcttgggcatggattggttgtcactctatcatgctattttggattatCACACCAAGattgtgacactggctatgccagttttgtcgcggttggagtggaggggtgcattggattatattcctatcAAAGTTGTGTCCTTTCttaaggcacaacggatggttgagaaggggtgtgacgcatatcAGGATggtagtgctgatactcctaccatttaG